From one Lycium barbarum isolate Lr01 chromosome 6, ASM1917538v2, whole genome shotgun sequence genomic stretch:
- the LOC132645144 gene encoding probable xyloglucan endotransglucosylase/hydrolase protein 30, whose amino-acid sequence MDFIRKKICVSVFLFFHVWFCTALDVSTIPFNKGFSHLFGDGNILHATDDNSLQLHLNQQTGSGFKSSDLYNYGLFSAKIKLPSDYTAGIVVAFYTTNQDIFTKTHDELDFEFLGNIRGKAWRFQTNMYGNGSTHRGREERYTLWFDPSKEFHRYSILWTKKNIIFYIDDVPIREIVRNDAMGADYPSKPMGLYATIWDASDWATSGGKYKTNYKYAPFVAEFTDLVLNGCTMDPLEQVVNPSNCDEKDVELQKADFSRITPRQRMAMKRFRAKYMYYSYCYDSLRYSMPPPECEVDPVEQHRFKETGRLKFIKHHHRHPKRSRSQVLDARNYGNQDEE is encoded by the exons ATGGATTTCATCAGAAAGAAAATATGTGTGTCTGTCTTCTTGTTTTTCCATGTCTGGTTTTGTACAGCTCTTGACGTCTCTACAATTCCTTTTAACAAAGGATTCAGCCATCTCTTTGGTGATGGAAATATTCTTCATGCTACTGATGATAACAGCCTTCAACTTCATCTCAACCAACAAACAG GTTCAGGGTTCAAGTCTTCTGACCTCTACAACTATGGTTTATTCAGTGCTAAAATTAAACTGCCATCAGATTATACTGCTGGGATCGTTGTTGCTTTCTAT ACGACAAACCAAGATATATTTACGAAGACACACGATGAATTGGATTTTGAATTTTTGGGAAATATAAGAGGAAAAGCATGGAGATTTCAGACGAATATGTATGGAAATGGAAGCACACATAGAGGAAGAGAAGAAAGATATACTCTTTGGTTTGACCCTTCAAAAGAGTTTCATCGTTACAGCATTTTGTGGACCAAGAAAAACATCAT ATTCTATATAGATGATGTTCCAATTAGAGAAATTGTACGTAACGATGCCATGGGAGCAGACTACCCATCAAAGCCAATGGGACTATATGCAACAATATGGGATGCTTCAGATTGGGCCACTTCAGGAGGAAAATACAAAACAAATTACAAATATGCACCATTTGTAGCTGAATTCACTGATTTAGTACTCAATGGGTGTACAATGGACCCATTGGAACAAGTAGTAAACCCTAGTAATTGTGATGAGAAAGATGTTGAACTCCAAAAGGCAGATTTTTCAAGGATTACACCAAGACAGAGAATGGCCATGAAAAGATTCAGGGCGAAATATATGTACTATTCTTATTGTTACGATTCTTTGAGGTACTCAATGCCACCACCAGAATGCGAGGTAGACCCAGTTGAGCAACACCGCTTTAAAGAGACCGGAAGGTTGAAGTTTATCAAGCACCACCATCGCCATCCAAAGAGATCAAGAAGTCAAGTTCTTGATGCTAGGAACTACGGAAATCAAGATGAAGAGTGA